A section of the Bradyrhizobium oligotrophicum S58 genome encodes:
- a CDS encoding isoprenylcysteine carboxyl methyltransferase family protein translates to MIIAFIVAAFAYRFAMLAVSIRNEKRLRADGATEYGASVSRWLAIAHVAFYLAATVEGLVRDAPVDAVSLTGFVIYLFGAAMLLVVSQLLGRFWTVKLMIARDHALVTHPLFRMVRHPNYFLNILPELIGYALTLHAYVTLVVGLITYAVPLTLRIRQEEKIMRDRFATY, encoded by the coding sequence GTGATCATCGCCTTCATCGTCGCAGCCTTTGCCTATCGTTTCGCCATGCTCGCCGTCTCGATCCGCAACGAGAAGCGGCTGCGCGCCGACGGCGCGACCGAATACGGCGCCTCGGTGTCGCGCTGGCTCGCGATCGCTCATGTCGCCTTCTATCTCGCCGCGACGGTAGAGGGTCTCGTCCGCGACGCGCCGGTCGACGCCGTCAGCCTCACCGGCTTCGTGATCTATCTGTTCGGCGCGGCGATGCTGCTGGTGGTGTCACAACTGCTCGGCCGCTTCTGGACCGTCAAGCTGATGATCGCGCGCGACCACGCGCTCGTAACACATCCGCTGTTCCGAATGGTCCGCCATCCCAACTATTTCCTCAACATCCTGCCCGAGCTGATCGGCTACGCCCTGACCCTGCACGCCTATGTCACGCTCGTGGTCGGCCTGATCACCTATGCCGTGCCGCTGACCCTGCGCATCCGGCAGGAGGAGAAGATCATGCGGGATCGGTTTGCGACCTACTGA
- a CDS encoding sensor histidine kinase — protein sequence MARAHAANACVQSSDSIKGLAQSIAKPAYQRLLTAEPVLRRAVPTLIIAFLVTICLGAFVQVLDQSRQKRGATKRDLAAISDLLADRIGFLAMRPDRMANIEHLQSLLPDLIPAWGAAPGRHVIVTGADHRILARVPVDTGLGENDRILDLISTAQLLATPGLQGAVTEITLPNGRPAFAVSQLIKPLPGRVVVIQEKLEPIWGSDAALSVTLSATTGFVVLILGFAFHWQSTRAREGDLINDAVRGRIDTALNRGRCGLWDWDLSRGRIFWSNSMFAMLGLDNRTDLLTFGEVNALVNSDDIDLFEIADQLVAGELRHIDQSFRMRHTEGHWIWLRVRCELSQGTTDSGLHLIGIAVDVTEQKSLVEKTVEADLRLRDAIETISEAFVLWDANNRLVLCNSHFQKLHKLPDSAVLPGTSYETVIEVGKMPEIRTRLHDNSQHAPGGRTFEAQLDDSSWLHISERRTKDGGYVSVGTDITRIKEHEQKLVDNDLRLRATVIDLQRSQSALERQAIELADLAEKYSQEKTRAEEANQTKSKFLANMSHELRTPLNAIIGFSEIMGSGMFGSLGSEKYQEYCHDILTSGQYLLEVINDILDMSKIEAGRMKLDMEPLDLAKTLAESLRVVSGRAQDKSLVLDADIEGSIPVVADRRATKQIMVNLLSNAVKFTPDGGRVTMRSRVFEDKVVLIIADTGIGIPAQSLARLGRPFEQVESQMTKTYHGSGLGLAIARSLTQLHGGSMRLRSRLELGTVVRVTLPRDAYKATANISVAA from the coding sequence ATGGCGCGTGCGCATGCCGCGAACGCGTGCGTCCAATCTTCTGATTCCATCAAAGGGTTGGCGCAATCGATCGCGAAACCGGCCTATCAAAGGCTGCTGACTGCTGAGCCGGTATTGCGTCGTGCTGTCCCTACTTTGATCATCGCCTTTCTCGTCACCATCTGCCTCGGCGCCTTCGTCCAGGTGCTCGACCAGAGCCGGCAGAAGCGCGGCGCGACCAAGCGCGACCTGGCCGCGATCTCCGATCTGCTCGCCGACCGCATCGGCTTCCTGGCGATGCGCCCGGACCGGATGGCCAATATCGAGCACCTGCAGAGCCTGCTGCCGGATCTGATCCCCGCCTGGGGCGCGGCGCCCGGCCGGCACGTGATCGTGACCGGCGCCGACCACCGCATTCTTGCCCGGGTTCCGGTCGACACCGGGCTCGGTGAGAACGACCGCATCCTCGACCTGATCTCGACCGCGCAGCTCTTGGCGACGCCGGGCCTGCAGGGCGCCGTCACCGAGATCACGCTGCCGAACGGCCGTCCCGCCTTCGCCGTCTCGCAGCTGATCAAGCCGCTGCCCGGCCGCGTCGTCGTGATCCAGGAGAAGCTCGAGCCGATCTGGGGCTCGGACGCCGCACTCTCGGTCACGCTGTCGGCGACCACCGGCTTCGTCGTGCTGATCCTCGGCTTCGCCTTCCACTGGCAGTCGACACGGGCGCGCGAGGGCGACCTCATCAACGACGCCGTGCGCGGCCGCATCGACACCGCGCTGAACCGCGGCCGCTGCGGCCTGTGGGACTGGGACCTGTCGCGCGGCCGGATCTTCTGGTCGAACTCAATGTTCGCGATGCTCGGCCTCGACAACCGCACCGATCTGCTGACGTTCGGCGAGGTCAATGCGCTGGTGAACTCCGACGACATCGACCTGTTCGAGATCGCCGACCAGCTCGTCGCCGGCGAACTCCGCCACATCGACCAGAGCTTCCGCATGCGCCACACCGAGGGCCACTGGATCTGGCTGCGGGTGCGCTGCGAGCTTAGCCAGGGCACGACCGATTCCGGCCTGCATCTGATCGGCATCGCTGTCGACGTCACCGAGCAGAAGAGCCTGGTCGAGAAGACCGTCGAGGCCGATCTGCGCCTGCGCGACGCGATCGAGACGATCTCGGAAGCCTTCGTGCTGTGGGACGCCAACAACCGGCTCGTGCTCTGCAACTCGCACTTCCAGAAGCTGCACAAGCTGCCGGACTCCGCGGTGTTGCCCGGCACCTCCTACGAGACCGTCATCGAGGTCGGCAAGATGCCGGAGATCCGCACCCGGCTGCACGACAACAGCCAGCATGCGCCGGGCGGCCGCACCTTCGAGGCGCAGCTCGACGACAGCAGCTGGCTGCACATTTCCGAACGCCGCACCAAGGACGGCGGCTACGTCTCGGTCGGCACCGACATCACCCGCATCAAGGAGCACGAGCAGAAGCTCGTCGACAATGATCTGCGGCTGCGCGCCACCGTGATCGACCTGCAGCGCTCGCAGAGCGCGCTGGAGCGCCAGGCGATCGAGCTCGCCGACCTCGCCGAGAAGTATTCGCAGGAAAAGACCCGGGCCGAGGAAGCCAACCAGACCAAGTCGAAATTCCTCGCCAATATGAGCCACGAGCTGCGCACGCCGCTCAACGCCATCATCGGCTTCTCCGAGATCATGGGCAGCGGCATGTTCGGCTCGCTCGGCTCGGAGAAGTACCAGGAATACTGTCACGACATCCTGACCTCGGGTCAGTATCTGCTCGAAGTGATCAACGACATCCTCGACATGTCGAAGATCGAGGCCGGCCGCATGAAGCTCGACATGGAGCCGCTGGATCTCGCCAAGACGCTGGCGGAATCGCTGCGCGTCGTCTCCGGCCGCGCCCAGGACAAGAGCCTGGTGCTCGACGCCGACATCGAGGGCAGCATTCCCGTCGTCGCCGACCGACGCGCCACCAAGCAGATCATGGTCAACCTGCTGTCGAACGCGGTGAAGTTCACCCCCGATGGCGGCCGCGTCACGATGCGCAGCCGCGTGTTCGAGGACAAGGTCGTGCTCATCATCGCCGACACCGGCATCGGCATCCCCGCGCAGTCGCTGGCGCGGCTCGGCCGCCCGTTCGAGCAGGTCGAGAGCCAGATGACCAAGACCTATCATGGCTCCGGCCTCGGCCTCGCCATCGCCCGCTCGCTGACCCAGCTGCATGGCGGCTCGATGCGGCTGCGCTCCCGGCTCGAGCTCGGCACCGTCGTCCGCGTCACCCTGCCCCGCGACGCGTACAAGGCCACGGCGAACATCTCGGTCGCGGCGTGA
- a CDS encoding cation diffusion facilitator family transporter: MKDAVSHVDSGKARVAAISIAASASMAAAKFIVGILIGSLALVSEALHSAVDVVATVITWMVVRVSDRPADDEHHYGHGKLESLSALGVIALLYVLAGGVLVESVSRLREAAPPPALSAIPFVVLLIDIAVNFWRARALHRAAHETHSQALAADALHFASDVLGSIAVIAGLVLTGLGFWWGDSAAAVAVAVMISVLGLRLARSTVETLLDRAPEGAAEKADAAIRSVAGVVDVERLRVRLVGATHFVDATVQVPRTYPIDRVHEIKRDAQAAVDISLAGADVTFTTVPVALSNESVRERIMVIARNSGLAIHHVTVHDIGGRLIVAIDLEVDGDMSLVAAHAIAHDLERSIRDEFGADVEVDTHIEPLEPELPFGIDAPADRVEQIAAALQRFAAETDMYDVHNVRVRNTEAGEIVNFHCRAAPSMSVLKVHDNVDHIERGVRRAFPTVKRVISHAEPPHG, translated from the coding sequence ATGAAGGACGCCGTCTCTCACGTCGATTCCGGAAAGGCCCGTGTCGCTGCGATCTCGATCGCGGCGAGCGCCAGCATGGCCGCGGCGAAGTTCATCGTCGGCATTCTGATCGGCAGTCTCGCCCTCGTCTCCGAAGCGCTGCACAGCGCGGTCGACGTCGTCGCCACCGTCATCACATGGATGGTCGTTCGGGTATCGGACCGGCCGGCCGATGACGAGCATCATTACGGCCACGGCAAGTTGGAGAGCCTGTCGGCGCTCGGCGTCATCGCCCTGCTCTACGTGCTGGCCGGCGGCGTGCTGGTCGAATCCGTCAGCCGGCTCCGCGAGGCGGCGCCGCCGCCGGCGCTCTCGGCGATTCCCTTCGTGGTGCTGCTGATCGACATCGCCGTCAATTTCTGGCGCGCCCGCGCACTGCACCGGGCCGCGCACGAGACCCACAGCCAGGCGCTCGCTGCCGACGCGCTGCATTTCGCCTCCGACGTGCTCGGCTCGATCGCCGTCATCGCCGGCCTCGTCCTCACCGGGCTCGGATTCTGGTGGGGCGATTCCGCCGCCGCGGTCGCGGTCGCGGTGATGATATCGGTGCTCGGCCTGCGGCTCGCGCGCTCCACCGTAGAAACACTGCTCGACCGTGCACCGGAAGGAGCTGCCGAGAAGGCCGATGCTGCGATCCGTTCGGTAGCCGGCGTCGTCGATGTCGAGCGCTTGCGGGTACGGCTCGTCGGCGCCACGCATTTCGTCGATGCCACCGTCCAGGTGCCGCGCACCTACCCGATCGACCGCGTCCACGAGATCAAGCGCGATGCGCAGGCCGCGGTCGACATCAGCCTTGCCGGCGCCGATGTCACTTTCACGACGGTGCCGGTCGCGTTGAGCAACGAGAGCGTGCGCGAGCGCATCATGGTGATCGCGCGCAATTCCGGCCTCGCGATCCATCACGTCACGGTCCACGACATCGGCGGTCGGCTGATCGTCGCCATCGACCTCGAGGTCGATGGCGACATGAGCCTGGTCGCGGCGCATGCGATCGCGCACGATCTGGAGCGCAGCATCCGCGACGAGTTCGGCGCCGATGTCGAGGTCGATACCCATATCGAGCCGCTCGAACCCGAGTTGCCGTTCGGCATCGATGCGCCGGCCGACCGCGTCGAGCAGATCGCCGCCGCCCTGCAGCGCTTCGCCGCCGAAACGGACATGTATGACGTGCACAATGTCCGCGTCCGCAACACCGAGGCCGGCGAGATCGTCAACTTCCATTGCCGCGCCGCGCCGTCGATGAGCGTGCTCAAGGTGCACGACAACGTCGACCACATCGAGCGCGGGGTGCGTCGCGCCTTCCCGACCGTGAAGCGCGTCATCAGTCACGCCGAGCCGCCGCACGGTTGA
- a CDS encoding quinone oxidoreductase family protein codes for MKAYVYGAQGAAITDVAKPTPKGTQVLVRVRACGLNRADLGMTKGHAHGAAGGVGTVLGMEWAGEVAELGPDAKSIKVGDRVMGSGAAAFAEYTLADHGRLFHAPSNMNFDEAATLPIALTTMHNAVVTNGALQPGQSVLVQGASSGVGLMAMQIAKLKGASLVIGSSTDAARRERLKEFGADLAIDSSDPGWVDQVLKATSGQGVDLIVDQVSGQVANQNLAATKVLGRIVNVGRLGGTHADFNFDLHAARRITYVGVTFRTRSIEEIRTIFAEVKRDIWESVESRTLRLPLDRVFAFDDIDAAFAHMEANKHLGKIVVTL; via the coding sequence ATGAAAGCTTACGTCTATGGCGCCCAGGGCGCCGCGATCACCGATGTCGCCAAGCCGACGCCGAAGGGCACGCAGGTCCTGGTCCGCGTGCGCGCCTGCGGCCTCAACCGCGCCGACCTCGGCATGACCAAGGGCCACGCACACGGCGCCGCCGGCGGCGTCGGCACCGTGCTCGGCATGGAATGGGCCGGCGAGGTCGCCGAGCTCGGACCGGATGCGAAGAGCATCAAGGTCGGCGACCGGGTGATGGGCTCGGGTGCCGCAGCGTTCGCCGAATACACCCTCGCCGATCATGGCCGGCTGTTCCACGCGCCGTCGAACATGAATTTCGACGAGGCCGCGACGCTGCCGATCGCACTAACCACGATGCACAATGCCGTCGTCACCAACGGGGCGCTGCAGCCCGGCCAGAGCGTGCTGGTGCAAGGCGCGAGTTCCGGCGTCGGCCTGATGGCAATGCAGATCGCCAAGCTCAAGGGCGCATCGCTGGTGATCGGCTCCTCCACCGATGCGGCGCGCCGCGAGCGTCTCAAGGAGTTCGGCGCCGATCTCGCGATCGACTCCAGCGACCCCGGCTGGGTCGACCAGGTACTGAAGGCGACGAGCGGCCAGGGTGTCGATCTGATCGTCGATCAGGTCTCGGGCCAGGTCGCCAACCAGAATCTCGCCGCGACCAAGGTGCTCGGGCGCATCGTCAATGTCGGCCGGCTCGGCGGCACCCATGCCGACTTCAACTTCGACCTCCACGCGGCCCGCCGCATCACCTATGTCGGCGTCACCTTCCGCACCCGCTCGATCGAGGAGATCCGCACGATCTTCGCCGAGGTGAAGCGGGACATCTGGGAGTCCGTGGAATCCCGGACGCTGCGGCTGCCGCTCGACCGTGTCTTCGCCTTCGACGACATCGACGCGGCATTCGCCCACATGGAAGCGAACAAGCATCTCGGCAAGATCGTGGTGACCTTGTGA
- a CDS encoding CBS domain-containing protein yields MKVGDILRNKTARVITVRMNETVGVAAQLMRASNVSALVVKDVVRTEGNTAAGMFTERDVVRAIAEHGAAGVTMKVSQLISPQRLISCSTEDTLEHVRHLMNVHHIRHLPVIVDFALAGVISMRDVSSAFDEAEAPVAA; encoded by the coding sequence ATGAAAGTCGGAGACATCCTGCGCAACAAGACAGCGCGCGTGATCACGGTGCGAATGAACGAGACCGTCGGCGTGGCGGCGCAGCTGATGCGCGCCAGCAATGTCAGCGCCCTCGTCGTCAAGGACGTCGTCCGCACCGAAGGCAATACCGCGGCCGGCATGTTCACCGAACGCGATGTCGTGCGCGCGATCGCCGAGCACGGCGCCGCCGGCGTCACCATGAAGGTCTCGCAGCTGATCTCGCCGCAGCGGCTGATCTCCTGCAGCACCGAGGACACGCTCGAGCATGTGCGGCACCTGATGAACGTGCACCACATCCGCCACCTCCCCGTCATCGTCGACTTCGCGCTGGCCGGCGTCATCAGCATGCGCGACGTCTCCTCGGCCTTCGACGAAGCAGAAGCTCCGGTCGCCGCCTGA
- the oxlT gene encoding oxalate/formate MFS antiporter, translating into MVSSTEATPPVQAQSSSFRWIQLAMGIVCMAMIANLQYGWTLFVDPIDAKYHWGRTAIQLAFTIFVVTETWLVPVEAWFVDKYGPRVVIMFGGVMISLAWILNSYADSLTLLYAAAVIGGIGAGAVYGTCVGNALKWFPDRRGLAAGATAAGFGAGAALTVVPIASMIASSGYQSAFFTFGIGQGLIVFVLAIFLRPPTKAVPARKKQLNLPQTKIDYTPPQVLRTPIFWIMYLVFVMVASGGLMTAAQIAPIAHDFKIANEPVTLAGFQMAALTFAISLDRIFDGFGRPVFGWISDTIGREHTMFIAFGTAALMLLTLSTYGHYPLVFVLATAVYFGVFGEIYSLFPATSGDTFGSKYATTNNGMLYTAKGTASLLVPLASLVSAKYGWQAVFVIGVGLNATAALMALFVIKPLRRAFILGKEAATTEPAAQDVRTA; encoded by the coding sequence ATGGTTTCCAGCACAGAGGCAACACCGCCTGTCCAGGCACAATCCAGCAGCTTCCGCTGGATTCAACTTGCGATGGGCATCGTCTGCATGGCGATGATCGCCAACCTGCAATATGGCTGGACGCTGTTCGTCGACCCGATCGACGCCAAGTATCATTGGGGCCGCACCGCGATCCAGCTGGCCTTCACAATCTTCGTCGTCACCGAAACCTGGCTGGTGCCGGTGGAAGCCTGGTTCGTCGACAAATACGGTCCGCGCGTCGTGATCATGTTCGGCGGCGTCATGATCTCGCTGGCCTGGATCCTCAACTCCTACGCCGACTCGCTGACGCTGCTCTATGCCGCCGCCGTCATCGGCGGCATCGGCGCGGGCGCGGTGTACGGCACCTGCGTCGGCAATGCGCTGAAATGGTTTCCCGACCGGCGCGGCCTTGCCGCCGGTGCGACGGCCGCCGGCTTCGGCGCAGGCGCGGCGCTCACCGTGGTGCCGATCGCCAGCATGATCGCCTCGAGCGGCTATCAGAGCGCGTTCTTCACCTTCGGCATTGGACAGGGCCTGATCGTGTTCGTGCTCGCGATCTTCCTGCGGCCGCCGACCAAGGCCGTCCCCGCGCGCAAGAAGCAGCTCAATCTGCCGCAGACCAAGATCGACTACACGCCGCCGCAGGTGCTGCGCACCCCGATCTTCTGGATCATGTATCTGGTGTTCGTGATGGTCGCCTCCGGTGGCCTGATGACCGCGGCCCAGATCGCCCCGATCGCGCACGACTTCAAGATCGCCAACGAGCCGGTGACGCTTGCGGGCTTCCAGATGGCGGCGCTGACCTTCGCCATCTCGCTGGACCGCATCTTCGACGGCTTCGGCCGCCCGGTGTTCGGCTGGATCTCGGACACGATCGGCCGCGAGCACACGATGTTCATCGCGTTCGGCACGGCCGCCCTGATGCTGCTGACCTTGTCGACCTACGGTCACTATCCGCTGGTCTTCGTGCTCGCGACCGCCGTCTATTTCGGCGTATTCGGCGAGATCTACAGCCTGTTTCCGGCGACGTCCGGCGACACCTTCGGCAGCAAGTATGCAACGACCAACAACGGCATGCTTTACACAGCGAAGGGCACGGCATCGCTGCTGGTCCCGCTCGCAAGCCTCGTCTCCGCCAAATATGGCTGGCAGGCCGTGTTCGTGATCGGCGTCGGCCTCAATGCGACGGCGGCTCTGATGGCGCTGTTCGTGATCAAGCCGCTGCGCCGCGCCTTCATCCTCGGCAAGGAAGCCGCCACGACCGAGCCTGCGGCGCAGGACGTCCGCACGGCGTGA